The genomic DNA TCCCCGTCTTCGCGCGGATGAGTCCCCGAATGCCCGTCCCGGCGCTTCCCGCCAGGGTGCCGTCCACCCCCGCGACGGGCAGGCTCTCCAGGAGCGCGCTCGCATAGGGCTCCCGGAGGCTGGTGGAAATCACCTCCGCGAGTCCCCGCGCACTGGCCACGTTGTAGCGGGACAGGCCACTGCCATCCACCGGCCGCAACAGTCGCGAGGCGATGCCCCGGCGATGGAGCTCCTGGGCGAAGGCCTCGCGCAGCGCGGAGTAGCTCTCGGTGCCGACGCGCTCGAGGGTGAAGCGCAGGCCCAGCCGCTCGGCGTAGAGGTTGAGCGATTCCTTATTCGTCACCTTCACCAGCTCGGACAGGGGCGGACTGACGAAGTCCAGCAGCAGCTCGCGCGGGAGGGCCGAGGGCTCCGCCACGGGCTGGAAGGGCGTGGGCACGCGCCAGAGGCCTCGCGCGGCGAGCGCATCTCCCAGGCACGCCGTGAACAGGGCCTGGGGCGCGTCCACGGAGACGCGCGTCGACACCCGGTGAGGACATTGCCCCGCTGTCGAGCGCCACACGCAGCGCGTGCGCCCGGTGCCGCGCTCGCGCGTGCAGCCAAGCCCGGCCCGCTGGGCGCTCGGGTCGAGGTACACGGCCGTCATGGACGCATCGATGGGCGGCGAATAGCGCACCTCCAGGGGATGGAGCGCGGGTGAGGCGCAGTCCTGGCCCTCGGGGCGCGTCACGGAGAGCTCCGCCACGTTCTCGCGGAAGACGAACGGCGTGGGCGCGGCGCTGTAGGCATAGGCCGCGTCGTCCCAGGCCCAGCCGGGGCCGTACAAGCCGCCATAGGGGCCCTCCTCGGCGTTGGTGACGCGCACCGTGCCGAACCACTGGCGGATGCCCCGGGCCTGGAAGGCCTCGGCGAGCTGTTCGCACGCCTGGGCCGTCTCGGGAAACCGCCACGAGCCCAGCGAGGGGTCTCCGGACGCCTCCACCACCAGGTCGCCCAGGAAGAGATTGCCGAGCTGGGAGCCCTGGAGCCACACGGGGGTATGGAAGCGGAAGTCCGGGCCCAGCGCGGACAGGGCGGCGGAGGTGGACACCACCTTCATGGTGGAGGCGGGGAGCAGCCGCACGTGCTCGCGGTGCGCGTACAACGGCATGCCCGTCGCGGCGTCCACGACGAAGGCGCCCGTGAGGGAGCCCTCCCCCTCGACACTGGCGAAGAGCCCGTCCGCCACGGAGGCCAGGGTCGGCGCGGAGGGCCGGGCCGAGCGGGGAAGACAGGCCGGCAGCACGAGGGCGGCGAGCAGGATCGTCGCGAACGGGGAACGGCGCATGGGGGCCACCGTAACGTCCCGGCTCTCCGGCCGTCCAGGAGCGAACGCACGGAGGACCGGATGACGGGCCGCTCTTGGGCCGGGGGTGGCTCGCGCACTACCCTGGCGCGCCATGACCACCCTGACTGTCGACAATCCCTACACTGGAGACACCGCCTGCTCCGTGCCGCTGGCGGACGAGGCGGCCGTCAACACCGTGCTCGATCAGGCCCGAGCCGCCGCCCGGGCCGCGCGCGCGACGCCCCTGTCCGAGCGCAAGGCCTGGTGCGAGCGCATGGTCGCCGCCATGGAAGCACGCGCGGAGGACATCGCGCTCGACATCAGCCGGATGATGGGCAAGCCCCTGGCCCAGGCGAAGGGCGAGATTCGCGGGATGGCCGAGCGCGCCCGGTACATGATCTCCATCGCGGACAGCGCCCTGGCGGACGTGGTGTTGCCCGCCAAGGCGGGCTTCGAGCGGCGGATCGTCAAGGAGCCGCTGGGCGTGGTGTTGGACCTGCCCGCGTGGAACTACCCGCTGCTCACGGCGGTGAACGTGGTGGTGCCGGCGGTGTTGGCGGGCAATTCGGTGGTGGTGAAGCACTCCCCCCGCTCCCCCCTGTGCGGAGAGCACTTCGCGCGCGCGTTCTCCGAGGCCGGAGCCCCCGGGCACCTCGTGCAGGCGATGCACTGCGACCACCCCACGAGCGAGCGCATGGTGGGCGATGCGCGAGTGGATCATGTGGTGTTCACGGGCTCGGTCTACGGAGGCCAGCGGCTCACGCACGCGGGCTCGGCGCGCTTCCGCCACATGGGACTGGAGCTGGGAGGAAACGATCCGGCCTACGTGGCGCCGGACTGTGACTTCGACAAGACGGTGGAGAACGTGGTGGACGGGGCCATCTACAACGCGGGCCAGAGCTGCTGCGCGGTGGAGCGGGTCTACGTGCACCGCTCGCTCTACAAGCGCTTCACCGAGGCGTGCGAGTCCCTGGTGCGCGCCTACGTGATGGGGGATCCCCTGAGCGACAAGACGACGCTCGGGCCCATCGCCCAACCGAACCACCCGGCGGAGCTGGAGAAGCTGGTGGAGGACGCGCGTGGCAAGGGCGCGCGGGTGGTGGCGGGAGGCAAGCGGACGCAGGTGGACGGCAAGGGCCGATTCTTCGAGGCCACGCTGCTCACGGATCTGGACGACACGATGGCGTTGATGCGGCAGGAGTCCTTCGGGCCGCTGCTTCCGATCGCCGTGGTGGACTCGGATGAGGAGGCCCTGGCGAGGATGAACCACTCGGACCTGGGCCTCACCGCGAGCGTCTGGACGAAGGATCGGGATCGCGCCGCCCGGTTCGCCACGCAGCTCGAGTTCGGCACGGTCTACATGAACCGCTGCGACTCGGTGGATCCGGCGCTGCCGTGGATTGGCGTGAAGAACTCGGGACGCGGCCACAGCTTGAGCGCGCTCGGCTTCGACCAGCTCACGCGGCCCAAGTCCATCCACTTCCGGCTGACGTTCTAGACCCCGGACGCCCATGAACGTCCGGGGGTTGTTCCTAGTCATCGCGCTCGGCACGACGCCGGTCCTCGCCTCGCCCGCGACAGGACCGGCACGGCAGGTCTTGCACGCCGTGCTCCAAATACCGGATTCGCTTCGCGTCCGGATGCTGGCGGCGCTGGCCAGGGGCGACCTCGCCGGAGCCATCAGCCTGTGGGAATTGGAGACGGGGAAGAACGCTCCCCAATGGCTCCTGGCCTTCCAGGCCGCGTTCAACACCACCAATCAGCGAGCGGGGCCCTGCATCCAGGTGGCGCGCGATGTGTTCGAAGGCTTCAAGCAGCTTGGAATGAAGCCCTCCTACGTCCGATTCAGCACCACCGTGACCGAATGGGGAGACGACTTCATCGCCTTTGAACGGCGAGCGGGTGAGCCGCGCAGCGCGGTTCAAATCTCCAATAACGCTCTACATTTCGCTGTTCAGATAGAAAACCGCATTTATGACGCGATGACTGGACCCACGGGCCTCATCGTGACTGATTACTTGAAGCGGATACACTCACCCGCTTCCGGAGGTATCTCCATGCAACTCGTGGAGCAACTGCCATGAGTCCTGTATTACGCGCGGGAAGCCTGTTCGAGCACATGCGTCACATGTGCGAGCGCCCAGGGATGTTCTCGCCTGACTTCACCCTCGATCATCTCCATCTATACATGATGGGTTATGAGAATGGTCGTAGTGATGCGGGTCTTCCAGGCCAGTACAAATACTTTCGGGAGTGGATTTACAAAAGACATCCCGAATGGAGTGACCTGCCCGAATGGTGGGCCATGCAAATCCACCAAGCGAACGGAGGCGATCTGGGCCAGACGCTCGACGAAATCATCCGCCTCCTAGACCAATTCCTGGCCACGGACGGAGCTGAGTTCGTCCACCATCCCGTCCGGATCACGCCGGATTGACCACCTGATCCAAGCAACCACACAATGGTTCAGGTGCTTTATCTTCCACGGGAGAGCACATGAACGTACCCGTCCGGGGATGGACGTCTTGAGGGAGTGAGTCCGGAATGTCTCCACTGGACGAATGAGCGAGAAGAGGCAGCAGAGGGAGAAGTGGATTGAGGTGGTGGAGGAGTACGAGGGGAGCGGGCTGACGCAGGCGCAGTTCGTGGCGCAGCGGGGAGTGGCCCTGTCGACGTTGCAGTCGTGGCTGAGGAGGAGGAGAGCCCAGAGGACGGGAGGGGTGAGGCTGCTGCCGGTGGAGGTGGTGCCGACAGCGTCTCCGGTGAGGACGGACCGAGAGGCCAGCGCACCGCTGGAAGTGGAGCTGCCGAGCGGAGTGCGCCTGGCCGTCGCCCCTGGGACGGACGTGAAGTACGTGGCGCAGTTGGTGGAGGCGCTGCGCTCATGCTGACGCTGCCCTCGTCGGTGAGGATTCTGCTGGCGAGCCAACCGGTGGACATGCGCAAGTCCATTGACGGGCTCATGGCGCTGGTGCGTAACGAATGGGGAGAGGACGTCTACAGCGGGCACCTGTTTGTCTTCGTAGGGCGACGCGGGGACAAGGTGAAGATTCTCACCTGGGACCGAGGAGGCTTCGTGCTGTACTACAAGCGCCTGGAGACGGGCCGCTTCCGCCTGCCGCCGGTGGAGCAGGCTTCGCGGACGGTGCGGGTGGACGCCACGCAACTGGCCATGTTGTTGGATGGGATTGAGGTGGCGGCGGTGAAGCGTCCGCGCGCCTGGGCTCCGGCCGAGCAGCCCACCGGGAAAGTCGCGGCGTAGACACCACCTCGCGAGTCAGGTGAAAAAAGGGGGGCATGGCGCGCTACTTGCCCAACCGCACCCCTACTGTCCCTGGCGAGAAGAAGCCGAGGAATTGCGCGAGCGCCTCACGTGCGTGGAGGCGCAGGTGCAAGAGCTCCAGCGGCGAGTCTTTGGCCGCTCCTCGGAACGGTTGCCGTCGGTGGCCGAGGAGTTGCGCCAGCAGCAGGACGAGGAGGAGGGCCAGCAGGCCGTGGCCCAGGCGGCCCTGGACAAGCGTCGCGAGCGCGCGGCGGTGCGGGCGGCCCTGCCCTCGCGAGAAGTGCACCACGAAGTGCCAGCTGAGCAGAGGGCCTGCGCGAGTTGCGGCGGGACACAGCTCAAGCCCGTGGGCGAGGGCAAACGCAGCGTCGTGTATGAGTACATACCGGCCCGGCTCGAGCGCCAGGTGCATGTCCAGCAGACACTGGCGTGCCAGTGCGGCGAGGGGCTGGTGACAGCGCCCGGGCCGGTGCGGCTGGGAGACAAGAGTCAGTACGGGCCGGGACTGGTGGCGCACCTGGTGGTGGCCAAATGCGCCGACTCCCTGCCGCTGCACCGACTGGCCCGGGCGTTGGAGCGGCAGGGCGTGCCCATGGCGCGCAGTACGCTGACGGACCTCTTCCACCTGGCGGCGCGGGAGGTGGCGCCGCTGGCCGACAGACTCCTGGAAGAGATTGCCGCACAGCACGTGGTGCAAGCGGATGAGACACCGCTCAAGGTGCAGGCGCCGGGCAAGACGCGGCAGGGCTTTCTGTGGACCTTCCTCGCGGAGGACGAAGAGCAGACGCCGCGCATTGGCTACCGTTTCAGTCCGAGCCGCAGTGGGCAGACGCCCGTGGAGGTGTTGGGCGGCACCCAGGGCGCCCTGGTGGTGGATGGACATACGGGCTACAACCCGGTGACGACGCCCGAGGGCCGCACGCGCGTGGGTTGTT from Melittangium boletus DSM 14713 includes the following:
- the dacB gene encoding D-alanyl-D-alanine carboxypeptidase/D-alanyl-D-alanine endopeptidase, which encodes MRRSPFATILLAALVLPACLPRSARPSAPTLASVADGLFASVEGEGSLTGAFVVDAATGMPLYAHREHVRLLPASTMKVVSTSAALSALGPDFRFHTPVWLQGSQLGNLFLGDLVVEASGDPSLGSWRFPETAQACEQLAEAFQARGIRQWFGTVRVTNAEEGPYGGLYGPGWAWDDAAYAYSAAPTPFVFRENVAELSVTRPEGQDCASPALHPLEVRYSPPIDASMTAVYLDPSAQRAGLGCTRERGTGRTRCVWRSTAGQCPHRVSTRVSVDAPQALFTACLGDALAARGLWRVPTPFQPVAEPSALPRELLLDFVSPPLSELVKVTNKESLNLYAERLGLRFTLERVGTESYSALREAFAQELHRRGIASRLLRPVDGSGLSRYNVASARGLAEVISTSLREPYASALLESLPVAGVDGTLAGSAGTGIRGLIRAKTGTLSGQKAYVGIAERPHDAEHPRVVFALMLGNLDDQPALTASQIFERFAEALVASPLK
- a CDS encoding aldehyde dehydrogenase family protein, with the protein product MTTLTVDNPYTGDTACSVPLADEAAVNTVLDQARAAARAARATPLSERKAWCERMVAAMEARAEDIALDISRMMGKPLAQAKGEIRGMAERARYMISIADSALADVVLPAKAGFERRIVKEPLGVVLDLPAWNYPLLTAVNVVVPAVLAGNSVVVKHSPRSPLCGEHFARAFSEAGAPGHLVQAMHCDHPTSERMVGDARVDHVVFTGSVYGGQRLTHAGSARFRHMGLELGGNDPAYVAPDCDFDKTVENVVDGAIYNAGQSCCAVERVYVHRSLYKRFTEACESLVRAYVMGDPLSDKTTLGPIAQPNHPAELEKLVEDARGKGARVVAGGKRTQVDGKGRFFEATLLTDLDDTMALMRQESFGPLLPIAVVDSDEEALARMNHSDLGLTASVWTKDRDRAARFATQLEFGTVYMNRCDSVDPALPWIGVKNSGRGHSLSALGFDQLTRPKSIHFRLTF
- the tnpA gene encoding IS66 family insertion sequence element accessory protein TnpA; translated protein: MSEKRQQREKWIEVVEEYEGSGLTQAQFVAQRGVALSTLQSWLRRRRAQRTGGVRLLPVEVVPTASPVRTDREASAPLEVELPSGVRLAVAPGTDVKYVAQLVEALRSC
- the tnpB gene encoding IS66 family insertion sequence element accessory protein TnpB (TnpB, as the term is used for proteins encoded by IS66 family insertion elements, is considered an accessory protein, since TnpC, encoded by a neighboring gene, is a DDE family transposase.), whose translation is MLTLPSSVRILLASQPVDMRKSIDGLMALVRNEWGEDVYSGHLFVFVGRRGDKVKILTWDRGGFVLYYKRLETGRFRLPPVEQASRTVRVDATQLAMLLDGIEVAAVKRPRAWAPAEQPTGKVAA
- the tnpC gene encoding IS66 family transposase, producing the protein MKKGGHGALLAQPHPYCPWREEAEELRERLTCVEAQVQELQRRVFGRSSERLPSVAEELRQQQDEEEGQQAVAQAALDKRRERAAVRAALPSREVHHEVPAEQRACASCGGTQLKPVGEGKRSVVYEYIPARLERQVHVQQTLACQCGEGLVTAPGPVRLGDKSQYGPGLVAHLVVAKCADSLPLHRLARALERQGVPMARSTLTDLFHLAAREVAPLADRLLEEIAAQHVVQADETPLKVQAPGKTRQGFLWTFLAEDEEQTPRIGYRFSPSRSGQTPVEVLGGTQGALVVDGHTGYNPVTTPEGRTRVGCWAHARRKFFKALTTAPEAQRALDFIRELYRVEHEALAARIVRTPEHKAWRQEKSAPVLEQFKLWLEQQEPLHPPKGPLGMAMGYVRGQWESLGRFVEDARLPLDNNRSERALRTAAVGRKNFLFVGHDEAGRNLAGLYSLVATCGANEINPEAYLADVLMRVQSHPNSHLDELLPVAWKRLRTADTS